The following proteins come from a genomic window of Pectobacterium actinidiae:
- a CDS encoding SymE family type I addiction module toxin gives MVLAAGDKIGFPFKISQAERFTRVGYRPIKGNHDTPAINIAGQWLKEAGFSTGQPLRLRIMPGCIVITTQDIRALWQDLQALSIAPFDEYAVTCWLKRFPGRLDVVGDN, from the coding sequence ATCGTTCTGGCTGCTGGTGACAAAATCGGTTTCCCATTTAAAATCTCTCAGGCCGAACGCTTTACCCGTGTGGGCTATCGACCCATCAAGGGCAACCACGACACCCCGGCTATCAACATCGCTGGGCAATGGCTGAAGGAAGCCGGGTTCAGTACCGGGCAACCGCTCAGGCTTCGCATCATGCCCGGCTGCATTGTGATTACTACACAGGATATCCGCGCACTCTGGCAAGACCTGCAAGCCCTCAGCATTGCGCCGTTCGATGAATACGCCGTTACCTGCTGGCTTAAGCGCTTTCCCGGTAGGCTGGATGTGGTGGGGGATAATTAG
- the dppF gene encoding dipeptide ABC transporter ATP-binding subunit DppF, whose amino-acid sequence MSELNATSQSYLLHAIDLKKHYPVKKGFFAPERMVKALDGVSFTLERGKTLAVVGESGCGKSTLGRLLTMIETPSDGELYYQGQDLLKHDPQAQKLRRQKIQIVFQNPYGSLNPRKKVGQILEEPLQINTELSKAERREKALAMMAKVGLKTEHYDRYPHMFSGGQRQRIAIARGLMLDPDVVIADEPVSALDVSVRAQVLNLMMDLQQDLGLSYVFISHDLSVVEHIADEVMVMYLGRCVEKGSKDAIFNNPRHPYTQALLSATPRLNPDLRRERIKLTGELPSPLNPPPGCAFNARCQRCFSTCTQFQPQLKTYGEQQVACFAVDQDEQGTAVA is encoded by the coding sequence ATGAGTGAACTGAACGCAACATCGCAGTCGTATTTGCTGCATGCGATTGATTTGAAAAAACACTACCCGGTGAAAAAGGGCTTTTTCGCGCCAGAGCGGATGGTGAAAGCGTTGGACGGCGTTTCCTTTACGCTGGAGCGTGGTAAGACGCTAGCGGTGGTAGGAGAATCTGGCTGTGGAAAGTCCACGCTGGGTCGCCTGCTGACGATGATTGAAACCCCATCGGATGGTGAACTGTACTATCAGGGGCAGGATCTGCTGAAGCACGATCCGCAAGCGCAGAAACTGCGTCGGCAGAAGATCCAGATCGTTTTCCAGAATCCTTATGGATCGCTCAATCCACGTAAGAAAGTCGGCCAGATCCTGGAGGAACCGCTCCAGATCAACACTGAGCTGTCAAAAGCTGAGCGTCGTGAAAAAGCGCTGGCGATGATGGCGAAAGTGGGGTTGAAAACGGAGCATTATGATCGCTACCCGCATATGTTCTCCGGCGGCCAACGCCAGCGTATCGCTATCGCTCGTGGGTTGATGCTGGACCCTGACGTGGTGATTGCCGACGAACCTGTTTCGGCGCTAGACGTGTCGGTTCGCGCACAGGTGCTGAATCTGATGATGGACTTGCAGCAGGATCTGGGGCTGTCTTACGTCTTCATCTCGCACGATCTGTCCGTTGTCGAACATATCGCTGATGAAGTGATGGTGATGTATCTGGGGCGCTGTGTGGAGAAGGGCAGTAAAGACGCCATTTTCAATAATCCGCGCCACCCGTATACGCAGGCGTTACTTTCCGCGACGCCGCGCCTGAATCCGGATTTACGCCGCGAGCGCATCAAGCTGACAGGTGAGCTACCTAGCCCACTGAATCCACCACCGGGCTGTGCGTTCAATGCCCGCTGTCAGCGCTGCTTCAGCACCTGCACCCAGTTCCAGCCACAGCTGAAAACCTACGGTGAGCAGCAGGTCGCCTGCTTCGCTGTCGATCAGGATGAACAGGGCACCGCTGTCGCCTAG
- the dppD gene encoding dipeptide ABC transporter ATP-binding protein yields the protein MALLNVDKLSVHFGDEDLPFRAVDRISYQVEQGQVVGIVGESGSGKSVSSLAIMGLIDYPGKVMADKLEFNQRDLTKISEKERRNLVGSEVAMIFQDPMTSLNPCYTVGYQIMEAIKVHQGGNRKTRRQRAVDLLTLVGIPDPGSRLDVYPHQLSGGMSQRVMIAMAIACRPKLLIADEPTTALDVTIQAQIIELLLELQQRENMALILITHDLALVAEAAHHIIVMYAGQVVESGKAADIFRAPRHPYTQALLRALPEFAADKSRLASLPGVVPGKYDRPNGCLLNPRCPYAQGRCRQEEPALRDIPGRQVKCHTPLDDAGRPTL from the coding sequence ATGGCGTTGCTCAATGTAGATAAATTGTCGGTTCACTTTGGTGATGAGGATCTGCCGTTCCGTGCAGTCGATCGTATCAGCTACCAGGTTGAACAAGGTCAGGTCGTCGGTATCGTCGGGGAATCCGGCTCCGGTAAATCCGTCAGCTCGCTGGCGATTATGGGACTGATTGATTACCCCGGCAAAGTGATGGCCGACAAGCTGGAATTTAACCAGCGTGATTTAACAAAAATTTCTGAGAAAGAACGGCGTAATCTGGTGGGCTCTGAAGTCGCGATGATTTTTCAGGATCCGATGACCAGCCTGAACCCGTGCTACACCGTGGGCTACCAGATTATGGAAGCCATCAAGGTGCATCAGGGCGGTAACCGCAAAACCCGTCGTCAGCGTGCGGTTGACCTGCTGACGCTGGTTGGGATTCCCGATCCGGGTTCGCGTCTTGACGTGTATCCGCACCAGCTTTCCGGCGGGATGAGCCAGCGCGTGATGATCGCGATGGCGATTGCCTGTCGGCCGAAGCTGCTGATTGCCGATGAACCAACCACGGCGCTGGACGTGACCATTCAGGCGCAGATCATCGAGCTGCTGCTCGAATTGCAGCAGCGTGAAAACATGGCGCTGATCCTGATTACGCACGATTTGGCGCTGGTGGCTGAAGCGGCACACCACATCATTGTGATGTATGCCGGACAGGTCGTGGAATCAGGCAAAGCGGCGGATATTTTCCGCGCACCGCGTCATCCGTATACCCAGGCGCTGCTACGCGCGTTACCGGAGTTTGCGGCGGATAAATCCCGACTGGCATCGTTGCCGGGTGTGGTACCGGGTAAATATGACCGCCCGAACGGCTGTCTACTCAACCCGCGTTGCCCCTATGCACAGGGCCGCTGCCGTCAGGAAGAACCTGCACTGCGCGATATTCCTGGTCGTCAGGTGAAATGTCATACACCGCTGGATGATGCGGGGAGGCCAACCCTATGA
- the dppC gene encoding dipeptide ABC transporter permease DppC, which yields MTHVTEPVVNSAPKPMTPLQEFWHYFKRNKGAVVGMVYVVLMLIIAIGANVLAPHAPAEQFRDALLRPPVWQEGGSWQFILGTDDVGRDVLSRLMYGARLSLLVGCLVVALSLVLGVIFGLLAGYFGGVVDALIMRIVDIMLALPSLLLALVLVAVFGPSIVNASLALTFVALPHYVRLTRAAVLVEVNRDYVTASRVAGASSARQMFVNILPNCLAPLIVQASLGFSNAILDMAALGFLGMGAQPPTPEWGTMLSDVLQFAQSAWWVVTFPGLAILLTVLAFNLMGDGLRDALDPKLKQ from the coding sequence ATGACACACGTCACTGAACCTGTTGTAAACAGCGCACCGAAGCCGATGACCCCGCTACAGGAATTCTGGCACTATTTTAAACGTAACAAAGGGGCGGTCGTTGGCATGGTGTATGTCGTGCTGATGCTGATTATCGCCATTGGTGCCAACGTACTGGCACCGCATGCGCCTGCGGAGCAGTTCCGCGATGCGCTGCTTCGTCCGCCGGTCTGGCAAGAGGGCGGAAGCTGGCAGTTTATTCTGGGAACGGACGATGTCGGACGTGATGTCCTGTCCCGTCTGATGTACGGCGCACGCCTGTCGCTGCTGGTTGGCTGTCTGGTCGTCGCACTGTCGCTGGTGCTGGGGGTGATCTTCGGTCTGTTGGCCGGATATTTCGGCGGCGTGGTCGATGCGCTCATCATGCGTATCGTCGATATCATGCTGGCACTGCCGAGCCTGCTGCTGGCGCTGGTGCTGGTCGCCGTCTTCGGGCCTTCGATTGTGAACGCCTCGCTGGCGCTGACCTTCGTGGCATTGCCGCACTATGTCCGTTTGACCCGTGCGGCGGTACTGGTGGAAGTCAATCGCGATTACGTCACCGCTTCACGCGTGGCGGGAGCGAGTTCGGCACGCCAAATGTTCGTCAACATTCTTCCGAACTGCCTGGCTCCGCTGATTGTGCAGGCTTCTCTCGGCTTTTCTAACGCCATTCTCGATATGGCTGCTTTGGGTTTCCTCGGTATGGGCGCACAGCCGCCAACGCCAGAGTGGGGCACCATGCTGTCGGACGTTTTGCAATTTGCGCAAAGCGCCTGGTGGGTGGTGACGTTCCCCGGTCTGGCAATCTTACTGACGGTATTGGCGTTTAACCTGATGGGGGACGGCTTGCGTGATGCTCTCGACCCCAAACTCAAGCAGTAG
- the dppB gene encoding dipeptide ABC transporter permease DppB produces MLQFILRRLGLVIPTFIGITLLTFAFVHMIPGDPVMIMAGERGISAERHAQLLAEMGLDKPLWQQYIHYIGGVLQGDLGISLKSRIPVWEEFVPRFKATLELGICAMLFAIAVGIPVGVLAAVKRGSIFDHTSVGLALTGYSMPIFWWGMMLIMLVSVQLNLTPVSGRISDTIFLDDSMPLTGFMLIDTLFWGEEGDFIDAVEHMILPAIVLGTIPLAVIVRMTRSAMLEVLGEDYIRTARAKGLSRLRVIIVHALRNAMLPVVTVIGLQVGTMLAGAILTETIFSWPGLGRWLIDALQRRDYPVVQGGVLLVATMIILVNLLVDVLYGVVNPRIRHKK; encoded by the coding sequence ATGTTGCAGTTCATACTCCGGCGTTTGGGGCTCGTTATCCCAACGTTTATTGGTATCACCCTATTGACCTTCGCATTCGTGCACATGATTCCGGGCGACCCGGTGATGATCATGGCGGGGGAGCGGGGGATTTCCGCCGAGCGCCATGCGCAATTGCTGGCAGAAATGGGGCTGGACAAGCCCCTTTGGCAGCAATACATCCACTATATTGGCGGTGTGTTGCAGGGCGATCTGGGGATCTCCCTCAAAAGCCGCATCCCCGTGTGGGAAGAGTTCGTACCTCGCTTCAAAGCGACGTTGGAACTGGGTATCTGCGCGATGCTGTTTGCTATCGCGGTTGGGATCCCGGTTGGCGTGTTGGCTGCGGTCAAACGTGGTTCTATTTTCGATCATACCTCTGTTGGCCTGGCGCTGACGGGCTACTCCATGCCTATCTTCTGGTGGGGCATGATGCTGATTATGCTCGTTTCCGTTCAGCTCAATCTGACGCCCGTTTCGGGACGTATCAGCGACACGATTTTCCTCGATGACAGTATGCCGCTGACCGGCTTTATGCTGATCGATACCCTGTTCTGGGGCGAGGAAGGCGATTTTATCGACGCGGTTGAACATATGATCCTGCCTGCCATCGTGCTGGGCACCATTCCACTGGCGGTGATAGTGCGTATGACGCGCTCTGCGATGTTGGAAGTGCTGGGTGAGGACTATATCCGCACCGCCCGTGCTAAAGGGCTGAGCCGTCTGCGTGTGATTATCGTGCACGCGTTGCGTAATGCGATGCTGCCGGTGGTAACAGTGATTGGTTTGCAGGTCGGCACCATGCTGGCTGGGGCGATCCTGACGGAAACCATTTTCTCCTGGCCGGGGCTGGGACGGTGGTTGATCGATGCGTTGCAGCGTCGTGACTATCCGGTGGTTCAGGGCGGCGTACTGCTGGTGGCAACCATGATTATTCTGGTGAACCTGCTGGTCGATGTGCTCTACGGTGTGGTTAACCCACGCATCCGTCACAAGAAATAA
- the dppA gene encoding dipeptide ABC transporter periplasmic-binding protein DppA: MEKSLVRSRVLKFGLGLLAMSVAAGVQAKTLVYCSEGSPEGFNPQLFTSGTTFDASSIPIYNRLVEFKDGTTDTSPGLAEKWDISEDGKTYTFHLRKGVKWQDSKDFKPSREFNADDVIFSFMRQQDANHPYHKVSGGSYEYYQGMGMPELVSKIEKVDDYTVRFVLNRPEAPFLANLAMDFASIMSAEYADKMLKAGTPEKIDLNPIGTGPFQLQQYQKDSRILYKAFEGFWGTKPGVDRLVFSITPDASVRYAKLQKDECQIMPYPNPADLARMKEDKNITLMEQPGLNVGYLSYNVEKKPLDNVKIRQALNYAVNKSAIIDAVYQGAGQAATNLIPPTMWGYNKDVKDYSYDPEKAKALLKEAGMADGFAIDLWAMPVQRPYNPNARRMAEMIQSDWAKVGVKAKIVTYEWGEYLKRAKDGEHQTVLMGWTGDNGDPDNFFATLFSCDAAKNGSNYSKWCYKPFEDLIQPARAISDHEKRIELYKQAQVVMHDQAPALIVAHSTVYEPVRKNVKGYVVQPRGVHSFNNVTLD; the protein is encoded by the coding sequence ATGGAAAAATCCCTCGTTAGATCAAGGGTGTTGAAGTTCGGCCTTGGCTTGCTCGCCATGTCCGTCGCCGCAGGCGTTCAGGCAAAAACGCTGGTTTACTGCTCAGAAGGCTCCCCGGAAGGTTTTAACCCACAGCTGTTCACCTCCGGCACAACGTTTGATGCCAGCTCTATTCCTATTTATAACCGTTTGGTGGAGTTTAAAGACGGCACCACGGACACTAGCCCGGGTCTGGCTGAAAAATGGGATATTAGCGAAGACGGTAAAACCTATACTTTCCATCTACGCAAAGGCGTGAAATGGCAAGACAGCAAGGATTTCAAACCGTCTCGTGAATTCAATGCCGATGACGTGATTTTCTCCTTCATGCGTCAGCAGGATGCCAACCATCCGTACCATAAAGTGTCTGGCGGCAGCTATGAATACTATCAAGGTATGGGTATGCCGGAGCTGGTCAGCAAAATCGAAAAAGTCGACGATTACACCGTCCGCTTTGTGCTGAACCGCCCTGAAGCGCCGTTCCTGGCAAACCTGGCGATGGACTTCGCTTCTATCATGTCAGCGGAATACGCGGATAAGATGCTGAAAGCGGGTACGCCAGAGAAGATTGACCTGAATCCAATCGGTACAGGCCCGTTCCAGCTCCAGCAGTACCAGAAAGATTCCCGCATTCTGTACAAAGCCTTTGAAGGTTTCTGGGGTACCAAGCCGGGCGTTGACCGTCTGGTCTTCTCCATCACGCCAGATGCTTCCGTACGTTACGCCAAGCTGCAAAAAGACGAATGCCAGATCATGCCGTATCCAAATCCGGCCGATCTCGCCCGCATGAAAGAAGACAAAAACATCACGTTGATGGAACAGCCTGGTCTGAACGTCGGCTACCTGTCTTACAACGTTGAGAAAAAACCGCTGGATAACGTCAAGATTCGCCAGGCGCTGAACTATGCGGTGAACAAGTCTGCCATCATCGATGCGGTCTATCAGGGTGCTGGCCAAGCTGCAACCAACCTGATCCCGCCGACCATGTGGGGCTACAACAAAGACGTTAAAGACTACAGCTACGATCCTGAGAAAGCGAAAGCCCTGCTGAAAGAAGCAGGCATGGCTGACGGCTTCGCTATCGACCTGTGGGCAATGCCAGTACAGCGTCCGTACAACCCGAACGCCCGTCGTATGGCGGAAATGATTCAGTCCGACTGGGCGAAAGTGGGTGTGAAAGCCAAGATCGTCACCTACGAGTGGGGCGAGTATCTGAAGCGTGCGAAAGACGGCGAGCACCAGACCGTGCTGATGGGCTGGACGGGCGACAATGGGGATCCAGATAACTTCTTCGCGACCTTGTTCAGCTGCGACGCAGCTAAAAATGGCTCCAACTATTCCAAGTGGTGCTACAAGCCGTTTGAAGATTTGATCCAACCGGCGCGTGCCATTTCCGATCACGAAAAACGTATTGAGCTGTACAAACAAGCACAGGTTGTGATGCACGATCAGGCTCCGGCACTGATTGTCGCGCACTCCACCGTGTATGAGCCAGTGCGTAAAAACGTGAAAGGCTATGTAGTTCAGCCGCGTGGCGTGCATAGCTTCAACAACGTGACGTTGGATTAA
- a CDS encoding 2-hydroxycarboxylate transporter family protein, which produces MKKIETDILCENDLALETQTSFIGGFFKKKIGSVPIALFIAIAAIVAIAAYEGYLPKNMIGGFAVIMTMGFLLAHIGSNIPVFKDIGGPAILCLMVPSVMVYFNLFNDNTMKTVHLLMKEANFLYFVIACLVVGSILGMNRKILIQGMVRMFVPLVIGTATALATGLLVGKLCGYSFYHTFFFIIVPIIGGGIGEGILPLSLAYSAILGQSPDVYVAQLAPAAVVGNIFAILCAGVLSRLGMRRKDLNGEGRLVRSDEDNAMFAVNEAPKPVDFHLMGGGLLMICAFFIVGGLFEKLVHIPGPVLMILIAVFCKYGRVIPAVMETGAHSVYKFVSSSLVWPLMIGLGMLYIPLESVVAVFSVGYVIVCGSVVLSMALVSFLIAPYLNMYPIEASIVTTCHSGLGGTGDVAILSASNRMSLMPFAQIATRIGGASTVIAATLLLGWVV; this is translated from the coding sequence ATGAAAAAAATTGAAACTGATATTTTATGTGAGAACGATCTCGCTCTGGAAACACAGACATCGTTTATCGGAGGGTTTTTTAAAAAGAAAATCGGCTCCGTTCCCATTGCACTTTTTATAGCGATTGCCGCCATTGTCGCTATCGCTGCCTACGAAGGATATTTGCCGAAAAATATGATTGGCGGTTTCGCCGTCATCATGACAATGGGTTTTTTACTGGCACATATTGGCAGCAACATTCCCGTGTTCAAAGATATCGGCGGCCCGGCGATTCTATGCCTGATGGTGCCTTCTGTGATGGTGTATTTTAATTTATTCAATGACAACACCATGAAAACAGTCCACCTGTTGATGAAAGAGGCTAATTTCCTATATTTCGTCATCGCCTGTCTGGTGGTCGGCAGTATCCTGGGTATGAACCGTAAGATCCTGATTCAGGGGATGGTTCGTATGTTCGTCCCACTGGTCATCGGTACCGCAACGGCGCTGGCGACTGGTCTTCTGGTCGGTAAACTGTGCGGCTACAGTTTCTATCACACCTTCTTCTTCATTATCGTGCCAATCATCGGTGGCGGTATTGGCGAAGGCATCCTGCCATTATCCCTCGCCTATTCTGCCATTCTGGGACAAAGCCCGGACGTTTATGTGGCTCAGTTAGCACCCGCAGCCGTCGTCGGCAACATCTTTGCAATTCTGTGTGCTGGCGTGCTGTCCCGTCTGGGTATGCGCCGCAAAGATCTGAACGGTGAAGGCCGTCTGGTTCGCAGCGATGAAGACAACGCGATGTTTGCCGTAAACGAAGCACCAAAACCGGTCGATTTTCACCTGATGGGCGGCGGATTGTTGATGATTTGCGCCTTCTTCATCGTCGGCGGTCTGTTTGAAAAACTGGTACACATCCCTGGCCCGGTGTTGATGATTCTGATCGCCGTGTTCTGCAAATATGGTCGCGTGATTCCTGCCGTCATGGAAACCGGTGCGCACAGCGTTTACAAGTTCGTATCCAGTTCTCTGGTATGGCCACTGATGATCGGGCTGGGCATGTTGTATATCCCACTGGAGAGCGTCGTCGCGGTATTCTCTGTAGGTTACGTCATCGTGTGTGGCTCTGTGGTACTGTCCATGGCGCTGGTGAGCTTCCTGATCGCGCCTTACCTGAACATGTACCCGATTGAGGCTTCCATCGTGACCACGTGCCACAGCGGGCTGGGCGGAACAGGTGACGTCGCGATTTTGTCTGCTTCTAACCGTATGTCTCTGATGCCATTCGCACAGATCGCTACCCGTATCGGCGGCGCGTCTACCGTCATCGCCGCCACGCTGCTGCTGGGCTGGGTTGTCTAA
- the dcuR gene encoding two-component system response regulator DcuR codes for MINVLIVDDDAMVAELNKSYLNQVSGFSCYATVPTLQQARNLLMQPDSEIDLVLLDIYMQQDNGLDLLPTIREFSEKTDVIIISSASDVYTIKKALHYGVVDYLIKPFQFSRFEQALTAYREEANLFKHRDFVGQSDIDNLIRRTSSSTVSERKKLPKGLTSLTLRTVCEWIEGNQGIEFSTEMLANAIGISRVSCRKYLIYLSDTGILTTNILYGSTGRPVYLYRLLPEKQDSLRQYCE; via the coding sequence ATGATTAATGTACTGATTGTTGATGACGATGCCATGGTTGCAGAGCTTAACAAATCTTATCTGAACCAGGTTTCTGGATTTAGCTGCTATGCGACGGTTCCCACGTTGCAGCAGGCGCGAAACCTGCTGATGCAACCTGACTCGGAAATCGATTTGGTACTGCTGGATATTTATATGCAGCAGGATAATGGACTGGATCTGCTGCCGACTATCCGTGAGTTCAGTGAAAAAACGGACGTCATTATCATCTCGTCTGCCAGCGATGTGTATACCATCAAAAAAGCGCTGCACTACGGCGTTGTGGATTACCTGATTAAGCCTTTCCAGTTTTCGCGTTTCGAACAGGCGCTGACCGCCTATCGCGAAGAGGCGAACTTGTTCAAGCACCGTGATTTTGTTGGGCAGTCGGATATCGATAACCTGATTCGCCGTACCAGCAGCAGCACGGTCAGTGAACGTAAGAAATTGCCGAAAGGGCTGACCAGCCTGACGTTGCGTACCGTCTGTGAGTGGATTGAAGGCAATCAGGGCATCGAGTTCTCTACTGAGATGCTGGCGAATGCGATTGGTATCTCCCGCGTCTCCTGCCGTAAATACCTGATCTATCTGTCCGATACCGGTATCCTGACCACCAACATCCTGTACGGCTCTACCGGCCGACCGGTTTATCTGTATCGCCTGTTGCCGGAAAAACAGGACTCGTTGCGCCAATACTGCGAATAA
- a CDS encoding sensor histidine kinase, with amino-acid sequence MGKKKAPLKLGTSVFLMVSVVLGAVLLVVYSLLFFRINQLSEDHLREKAFAIARTFAASPVVIDELKGIGRPEEVQIAAETIRQRNQLLFVTVTDMDTVRHSHPEPERIGEHFAGRDIYPALLGMENTSINRGTLDPALRVFTPVFDSNHKQVGVVALGIALTSVQKVISDNRWMIPWTLLAGALVGWLGTLILVKVLKRIMLGFEPFEISNLFEQRNAMLKHIKEGVIAVDQHGRITVINDEARRLFRQNNPQGGETPVLKPAERVSDQWLEHLHLKQVLESGTPRRDEEINFNGHLLLTNTVPVFVKGDIIGAIATFRDKTEISQLLQRLSGMSYYADALRAQSHEFMNKLHVILGMLHLKYYSQLEDYILKTANNYQAEIGSIIRKVKSPVIAGFLLGKINRARDLGITLSISEESLLPDTDDVDATNELITVLGNLIENAMDAIDSQENCEISVSFHHQNGRLHCTVGDDGPGISPESQARIYEQGFSTKGSGRGIGLYLTKQSLEKIGGTIEFESEPEVYTQFFVTIPYQARLFDHD; translated from the coding sequence ATGGGCAAGAAAAAGGCACCGCTAAAGCTGGGAACATCGGTGTTTCTGATGGTGTCAGTTGTGCTTGGCGCGGTGTTGCTGGTGGTCTATTCCTTGCTGTTTTTTCGCATTAATCAGCTTTCAGAAGATCATCTGCGAGAAAAAGCCTTTGCGATTGCTCGCACATTTGCCGCTTCTCCCGTGGTTATTGATGAACTGAAAGGGATTGGCCGACCTGAGGAAGTGCAGATTGCTGCGGAGACGATTCGTCAGCGTAATCAGTTGCTCTTCGTCACCGTTACGGACATGGATACGGTGCGCCATAGCCACCCGGAACCGGAAAGGATTGGTGAGCATTTTGCCGGTCGGGATATCTACCCGGCGCTGTTGGGCATGGAAAATACCTCCATCAATCGAGGTACGCTCGATCCCGCGCTACGGGTCTTTACGCCGGTTTTCGACAGTAATCATAAGCAGGTTGGCGTTGTTGCGCTCGGGATTGCTTTAACCAGCGTGCAGAAGGTGATCAGCGATAACCGCTGGATGATTCCCTGGACGCTATTGGCGGGGGCGCTGGTCGGCTGGCTGGGCACGTTGATTCTGGTGAAAGTGCTCAAGCGCATTATGCTGGGATTCGAGCCGTTTGAGATCTCGAACCTGTTTGAACAGCGTAACGCGATGCTCAAACACATCAAAGAAGGCGTTATCGCGGTCGATCAGCATGGTCGGATTACCGTCATCAATGATGAGGCGCGACGGCTTTTCCGGCAAAATAATCCACAGGGCGGTGAAACACCGGTTTTGAAGCCAGCCGAACGCGTCAGCGACCAGTGGCTTGAACATCTACACCTGAAACAGGTACTGGAGAGCGGTACGCCACGACGCGATGAAGAGATTAACTTTAACGGTCATCTGCTGCTGACTAACACCGTTCCGGTTTTCGTGAAGGGCGATATTATCGGCGCGATTGCGACGTTCCGTGATAAAACGGAGATTAGCCAGCTGCTGCAACGGTTGAGTGGCATGTCCTACTATGCGGATGCGCTGCGTGCGCAGTCGCACGAGTTTATGAATAAGCTGCACGTCATCCTGGGGATGCTGCACTTAAAATATTACTCGCAGCTGGAAGATTATATCCTGAAGACCGCCAATAATTATCAGGCGGAAATTGGTTCGATTATTCGTAAAGTGAAATCGCCAGTGATTGCCGGCTTCCTGTTGGGTAAAATCAACCGCGCACGCGATCTCGGCATTACGCTCTCCATCAGCGAGGAGAGCCTGCTGCCGGATACCGATGATGTCGATGCTACGAATGAGTTGATTACCGTATTGGGTAATCTGATTGAGAATGCGATGGACGCGATTGATAGTCAGGAAAATTGCGAAATCAGCGTGAGCTTCCATCATCAGAATGGCCGCCTTCACTGTACCGTGGGGGATGACGGCCCCGGTATTTCGCCGGAGAGTCAGGCGCGCATTTATGAACAGGGATTCTCTACCAAAGGCAGCGGGCGCGGTATTGGCCTGTACCTGACCAAACAGAGTCTGGAGAAGATTGGCGGCACCATCGAGTTTGAATCAGAACCTGAGGTGTACACCCAGTTTTTCGTTACTATTCCTTATCAAGCAAGGCTGTTTGACCATGATTAA